In Mucilaginibacter celer, one DNA window encodes the following:
- a CDS encoding histidine kinase dimerization/phosphoacceptor domain -containing protein, translating to MKRKRILVILLSLLTSWQSAFSQNNQAGKIAVLYNLLRKSRADTVRVGMLLELGRLYLDSGRGDKDLDSASYVVGQASMLSRKLGYQIGHGRSLLTSALVLIKKNRNQHALLLCREALHCFLQSSDLKDAGEAYIIIGQRYGNLAPDIGIKIENFKKAADAFLKSDAIKRAGDANKDIGETLLLVDKGEDALPYLRTSINLYQSIHYREIGTAYHLIAMALSKTGDFVSELKYSLLAIASIEATGDRTSPVLRNILYGTGMAYYRILNYEKAHIYLAKARELAYMQKDTPAMTEITFNMGRSQLHGGKFKDAISLIKSMEQLGDTTSTIEFVVNIAGELRKGSDTDSKKLAHSILRGLDKYRKSKQDAGIREKLASVELHTSLDLMDVRGAAHFYRQLVDILSVKELVLTDRLDALNGIIRYNNITGQNKVALAAIKTYRDLCKANNLKTFNKEYEFWLFKTDSVIGNYLSAIRHYQNYKRGEDSLLNELNSRQISVLNIQFETEKKDKDISLKNRNIRLLGRQSALQRTTLKQENVKRNLTIAAAVMLLAALGVGYNRYQLKQESNVLLKARQLEIDKQHQNLLSSAKNLTQLLKEKEWLLREIHHRVKNNLQVTMSLLNMQSFYITNHQAQEAIGASKRRMYAISLIHQQLYQSEALCNINIGAYVTELCGYLLDNLGEERKIRFAFAVTNLEIDVAQAVPLGLLINEAITNSLIHAFMLKKEGLISIRAYHENEGSITVEITDDGDGLPAGFNWGTAQSLGINLMRGLAGQLDGNLHIISEQGTTIKITFNRINELVNEFAEVQQEPAFAHE from the coding sequence ATGAAACGGAAAAGAATTCTGGTTATCCTATTGTCCCTGCTGACGTCCTGGCAAAGCGCCTTTAGCCAGAATAACCAGGCAGGGAAGATCGCCGTGCTGTATAACCTGCTGCGCAAAAGCAGAGCTGATACTGTTCGGGTCGGCATGTTGCTGGAACTGGGAAGGCTTTATCTGGACAGCGGGAGGGGCGACAAAGATCTCGACAGCGCTTCCTATGTTGTGGGGCAGGCAAGCATGCTGAGTAGGAAACTGGGATATCAGATCGGTCATGGCCGGTCGTTGCTAACGTCTGCATTGGTTCTGATAAAGAAAAACAGGAACCAGCACGCACTGCTCCTGTGCCGGGAGGCGCTCCATTGCTTTCTTCAAAGCAGTGATCTGAAAGATGCCGGTGAAGCATATATCATTATCGGACAACGGTATGGGAACCTGGCACCGGATATAGGAATCAAGATCGAAAATTTTAAAAAAGCAGCCGATGCTTTTCTTAAATCTGATGCAATAAAACGTGCGGGTGACGCTAACAAAGATATAGGCGAAACCTTGTTGCTCGTTGACAAAGGCGAAGATGCACTGCCATACCTTCGAACGTCAATTAATCTTTACCAGTCTATCCATTATCGAGAGATTGGGACCGCTTACCATCTTATTGCTATGGCCTTAAGTAAAACAGGCGACTTCGTAAGTGAATTAAAGTACAGCCTTCTCGCGATCGCAAGCATCGAGGCGACCGGTGACAGGACTTCACCGGTTTTGAGGAACATCCTATACGGTACAGGAATGGCCTATTACAGAATCCTGAACTATGAAAAGGCCCACATCTATCTGGCCAAGGCCAGGGAGTTGGCCTATATGCAAAAGGATACTCCTGCAATGACGGAAATCACGTTCAATATGGGGAGATCCCAGTTGCATGGCGGAAAATTTAAGGACGCCATATCCCTGATCAAAAGTATGGAACAACTGGGGGATACTACGTCGACTATCGAGTTCGTGGTCAATATAGCCGGTGAACTTAGGAAAGGGAGCGATACCGATAGTAAAAAACTAGCGCATTCTATCCTCCGCGGGCTTGATAAATACCGGAAATCTAAACAGGATGCCGGTATTCGCGAGAAATTGGCATCTGTTGAATTACATACCAGTCTTGACTTGATGGACGTTAGGGGCGCTGCCCATTTTTATCGACAGCTTGTTGACATCCTTTCCGTCAAAGAGTTGGTGCTGACGGACAGGCTCGATGCGCTGAACGGTATCATCCGGTATAATAATATCACGGGACAAAACAAGGTGGCGCTGGCCGCGATCAAAACTTACAGGGATCTTTGCAAAGCGAACAACCTGAAAACTTTTAATAAGGAATATGAATTCTGGCTGTTTAAAACCGATTCAGTGATCGGCAATTACCTTTCAGCGATCAGACACTATCAAAATTATAAAAGGGGGGAGGATTCCTTGCTGAATGAATTAAACAGCAGGCAGATCTCCGTGCTGAACATCCAGTTCGAGACCGAAAAAAAGGATAAAGATATTTCGCTTAAGAACCGGAATATCCGGTTACTCGGACGTCAGTCCGCACTGCAGCGAACTACCTTGAAGCAGGAAAACGTCAAAAGAAATCTGACCATTGCCGCCGCAGTTATGCTGCTGGCGGCGCTGGGGGTCGGCTATAACCGTTACCAGCTTAAGCAGGAAAGTAACGTCTTGTTAAAGGCCCGGCAACTCGAAATCGATAAACAGCACCAAAACTTGCTGAGCTCAGCGAAAAATCTCACGCAGTTACTGAAAGAAAAAGAATGGCTGCTGCGGGAGATTCATCATCGGGTCAAAAATAATCTCCAGGTGACCATGAGCCTGTTAAATATGCAATCCTTCTACATTACAAATCATCAGGCACAGGAAGCGATTGGTGCCAGCAAACGCAGGATGTATGCGATATCGCTTATTCACCAGCAACTGTATCAGTCCGAAGCTCTTTGTAATATCAATATCGGTGCCTACGTGACTGAATTGTGCGGCTATCTGTTGGATAATCTCGGAGAGGAAAGGAAAATCAGGTTCGCATTCGCTGTCACTAACCTGGAAATTGATGTGGCGCAGGCTGTACCGCTTGGCCTGCTCATTAACGAAGCGATAACGAATAGCCTGATACACGCTTTTATGTTGAAAAAGGAGGGGCTGATCAGCATACGGGCCTATCATGAGAATGAGGGAAGTATTACCGTGGAGATAACCGACGACGGAGATGGTTTGCCGGCCGGGTTCAATTGGGGGACTGCCCAGAGCCTGGGCATAAATCTGATGCGGGGGCTTGCCGGCCAGTTAGACGGGAATCTGCACATTATTTCAGAGCAGGGAACTACGATCAAAATTACATTTAACCGGATTAATGAACTGGTTAACGAATTTGCAGAAGTACAACAGGAGCCGGCCTTTGCTCATGAATAA
- a CDS encoding HlyD family secretion protein translates to MENSVNQQVSPEKLTATELAKERKRKHRIILFNVVSFLIVFAALAWAAVTYFHLDKSVFTDDAQVEAYINPINTRITGYIRDIRFTEHQRVKRGDTLVIIDNREYQILVDQAAAVLMDAQAGRLVVNSSEDVARNGIDISTANISEIKARLDNAEANYKRYASLVADDVVTQFQFDQIKAERDALKAKYTALKHARQSARLTTDESQKRLTVADAAIAKARAALEYTKLNLSYTIITAPYDGVVGRKTIEEGQLVQPGQTLVSIVRGDEKWVTANYTEAQLGYLRIGQKVNIKVDAVSGKLYEGEIFSVSEATGSRFSTVPTDNSTGNFVKVQQRFPVKIKLSADNKPESVALLKTGMNAEVELIK, encoded by the coding sequence ATGGAAAATTCCGTGAATCAGCAAGTATCGCCGGAAAAATTAACGGCTACCGAACTGGCAAAAGAAAGAAAACGCAAGCACAGGATCATCTTGTTCAACGTTGTCTCGTTTCTGATCGTCTTCGCCGCGCTGGCCTGGGCTGCTGTTACCTATTTCCATCTGGATAAATCCGTTTTTACAGACGACGCCCAGGTGGAAGCCTACATCAATCCGATCAACACCAGGATCACAGGATACATCAGGGACATCAGATTTACAGAGCACCAGCGGGTTAAAAGGGGAGATACGCTGGTCATCATCGACAACCGGGAATATCAGATCCTGGTCGATCAGGCAGCAGCGGTGCTTATGGATGCACAAGCCGGACGGTTAGTGGTTAATTCCTCGGAAGATGTTGCCCGCAATGGCATTGATATTTCGACCGCGAACATATCGGAGATTAAAGCAAGGCTGGACAATGCTGAAGCGAACTATAAAAGATATGCAAGCCTGGTTGCTGATGATGTGGTCACTCAATTTCAATTCGATCAGATCAAAGCCGAACGTGATGCCTTAAAGGCAAAATATACAGCTTTGAAACACGCCAGGCAAAGCGCGCGCCTGACGACCGATGAATCGCAGAAACGCTTAACCGTTGCTGATGCAGCTATAGCTAAGGCGCGGGCGGCACTCGAGTACACCAAATTAAATCTTTCCTACACCATCATCACAGCCCCATATGATGGCGTTGTCGGCCGAAAAACCATCGAAGAAGGGCAGCTGGTCCAACCCGGCCAGACATTGGTGAGTATTGTAAGGGGAGATGAAAAATGGGTAACCGCCAATTATACGGAAGCGCAGCTGGGTTATCTGAGGATTGGCCAGAAAGTAAATATAAAGGTTGATGCCGTCAGTGGCAAGCTGTATGAAGGAGAAATATTTTCTGTCTCCGAAGCGACGGGAAGCCGTTTTTCCACCGTTCCAACGGATAACTCGACCGGGAATTTCGTTAAGGTGCAGCAACGTTTTCCCGTCAAAATAAAACTATCCGCCGATAATAAACCGGAGTCAGTCGCGCTGCTAAAAACGGGGATGAATGCAGAAGTCGAACTGATCAAATGA
- a CDS encoding sigma 54-interacting response regulator: protein MKMNGKILIVEDEFIIAEDLRKILEKAGYEISGIAPSVPKALEIIKLKRPAWVFVDIQLTGKLTGLDLAASLNEMEIPFIYVSANSNQGVLELAKATKPYGFMVKPFREKDVLVALDIAIYRHENNLESKLVKEVALQGEVLQILESRNDWQTKIMAILASFHNHIPFDYFAVCWDDENRGNNGMAYLKEDGDIFQFLSIEQLASRIGKTREDLLTAKSKGIVPKDAIFYGGPDFEQMLDQNPFRKLISREFELGSILLQPVSLPVSGKLLFSFYNRDGKAYKQEHVAWLERLQLLLIQIGDKLLSHQQSPEIPNPMIADPREAVEEPVIEIIDRSEELGLVGSSEAFDKIKEQLKVVAPFDISVLILGESGTGKERVAQAIHRISDRRTKPLVKVNCGAIPAALMESELFGHEKGAFTSAVNRRIGKFEEAIGGTIFLDEIGELPLDLQVKLLCVLQEKEIVRVGGSQVIKTDVRVIAATNRNLEKEVAEGRFRLDLYYRLNVFPLTLPPLRRRKEDIAALSAYFLKALSKKMGKTVTSMSEQVGYALQAYEWPGNIRELENILERGILLSAGSVLTHVDLPEKTLQDAAAAGGGEQGVKTYKEMEKEYIFSVLKKCGGRIGGPGGAAEMLDLAPTTLISKMNKLGIVKKFTT from the coding sequence ATGAAAATGAACGGAAAGATACTTATTGTGGAAGACGAATTCATCATCGCTGAAGATCTTCGCAAGATACTGGAGAAGGCCGGGTATGAAATCAGCGGGATTGCGCCTTCGGTGCCCAAGGCGCTTGAGATTATTAAACTCAAGAGGCCTGCCTGGGTCTTTGTCGACATCCAGCTGACCGGTAAATTAACTGGGCTTGACCTCGCTGCATCATTGAACGAAATGGAAATTCCGTTCATTTATGTTTCGGCAAACTCTAACCAGGGCGTACTTGAACTAGCCAAAGCGACTAAACCCTATGGTTTTATGGTAAAGCCTTTTCGCGAAAAGGATGTGTTGGTTGCGCTCGATATCGCAATTTACCGGCACGAGAATAACCTGGAATCCAAATTGGTAAAGGAGGTGGCTCTTCAGGGCGAAGTACTGCAGATCCTGGAGAGCCGTAATGACTGGCAGACAAAAATCATGGCGATCTTAGCCTCTTTTCACAACCATATACCATTTGACTATTTCGCAGTATGCTGGGATGACGAAAATAGGGGTAACAATGGAATGGCTTATTTAAAAGAAGATGGCGACATCTTCCAATTTTTGTCCATAGAGCAACTCGCCTCGAGGATCGGAAAAACAAGAGAAGATTTGTTAACTGCCAAATCCAAGGGGATTGTTCCGAAGGATGCAATTTTCTACGGCGGACCTGACTTTGAGCAGATGCTCGATCAAAACCCTTTCAGGAAATTAATCAGCAGGGAGTTCGAATTAGGATCCATACTGTTGCAGCCCGTATCACTCCCGGTAAGCGGCAAGCTTTTATTTTCGTTTTACAACCGGGACGGCAAAGCTTACAAGCAGGAGCATGTCGCGTGGCTGGAACGACTACAGCTATTACTGATACAGATCGGCGATAAGTTGCTGAGCCACCAGCAAAGCCCTGAAATTCCCAACCCGATGATCGCTGATCCGCGGGAGGCAGTGGAAGAACCGGTGATTGAAATCATAGACAGGAGCGAGGAGTTGGGTTTGGTCGGCTCCAGTGAGGCCTTCGATAAAATTAAAGAGCAGCTGAAAGTGGTTGCTCCATTCGATATTTCTGTACTCATTTTGGGAGAAAGCGGGACGGGAAAAGAAAGGGTCGCCCAAGCGATTCACCGTATTTCTGACAGGAGGACCAAACCGCTGGTTAAAGTAAACTGCGGTGCAATACCTGCCGCGTTGATGGAATCCGAGCTTTTCGGACATGAGAAGGGGGCTTTCACCAGCGCGGTTAACAGGCGGATCGGAAAATTTGAAGAAGCGATCGGCGGAACGATATTTCTCGATGAGATCGGCGAACTTCCCTTGGATCTCCAGGTCAAACTGCTTTGCGTTCTGCAGGAGAAGGAGATTGTCAGGGTAGGCGGTAGTCAGGTGATCAAAACCGATGTTCGGGTGATCGCCGCGACCAACCGCAACCTTGAAAAGGAGGTAGCAGAGGGCCGTTTCAGGCTGGATTTGTATTACCGGCTTAACGTTTTTCCGCTCACACTGCCGCCCCTGCGCAGGAGGAAAGAAGATATCGCAGCTTTGTCTGCCTATTTCCTTAAAGCACTGTCAAAAAAAATGGGAAAAACCGTTACCTCTATGTCTGAACAGGTGGGTTATGCATTGCAGGCCTACGAATGGCCCGGTAATATCAGGGAGTTGGAAAACATCCTCGAACGCGGTATTCTCCTGTCGGCAGGCTCTGTATTAACGCATGTGGATCTTCCTGAGAAAACCTTGCAGGATGCCGCCGCCGCCGGCGGAGGAGAGCAAGGGGTGAAAACTTATAAAGAGATGGAAAAGGAGTATATTTTTTCGGTTCTGAAAAAATGCGGAGGCCGTATTGGCGGTCCGGGAGGAGCGGCTGAAATGCTCGATCTCGCACCGACAACGCTCATTTCAAAAATGAACAAGTTAGGTATCGTAAAAAAATTTACCACTTAA
- a CDS encoding alpha/beta fold hydrolase, whose product MKNLLAAVFCAAIVAFTFTGCSKDDNVPPVNSKTFVIVHGAWSAPYAWQSVKAKLEAEGQKVVIVQLAGHGSDNTTAFNTIHLNTYRDQVVHVIDSLNTKVILCGHSMGGMVITQVAEKIPSKIEKMVYVNAFLPVNNQTLLDLANTDGGSLLGQKLIQIQDGVILDVPHDLITDIFVQDGSDAVKNLVISNYRTEPGMPFGEPATITKANYGSVDKYYIHTLQDHAITYNLQQRMVAAAGIKKTYTLNTSHSPFLAKPDSLSIILEKIAK is encoded by the coding sequence ATGAAAAATTTATTAGCAGCTGTTTTTTGTGCAGCAATTGTAGCGTTTACTTTTACGGGTTGTTCGAAGGACGATAACGTGCCACCCGTTAATTCCAAAACTTTCGTAATCGTTCATGGGGCCTGGTCGGCACCTTACGCGTGGCAATCGGTTAAAGCCAAACTGGAAGCTGAAGGGCAAAAAGTGGTGATTGTCCAGCTGGCGGGACACGGCTCAGATAACACGACTGCGTTTAACACCATTCACCTGAACACCTACCGTGACCAGGTGGTGCATGTAATCGACAGCCTGAATACCAAAGTGATTCTTTGCGGCCACAGCATGGGGGGCATGGTCATTACGCAGGTTGCGGAAAAAATTCCGTCGAAGATCGAGAAAATGGTCTATGTTAATGCATTTTTGCCGGTTAACAACCAGACCTTGCTGGACTTGGCAAATACCGACGGAGGTTCACTTCTTGGCCAGAAGCTCATACAGATTCAGGATGGAGTTATACTGGACGTTCCGCACGATCTGATTACGGATATCTTCGTTCAGGATGGTTCTGATGCGGTAAAAAATTTAGTTATAAGCAATTATCGCACTGAGCCAGGAATGCCGTTTGGTGAACCTGCAACTATTACCAAAGCCAACTACGGATCGGTAGACAAATACTATATTCATACCCTGCAGGACCATGCCATTACTTATAACCTGCAACAGCGTATGGTTGCCGCGGCCGGTATCAAAAAAACCTACACCTTAAATACAAGCCATTCACCGTTTTTGGCAAAACCAGACTCCTTGTCAATTATCTTAGAGAAAATCGCTAAATAA
- a CDS encoding tetratricopeptide repeat-containing sensor histidine kinase, which yields MLAVILGIMFSGVWDLKAQSSYEPGIRELKGQLGHLKRDTAKFNVLLLLSRSYLFKPEKSSRDADSALMYLNEAAVLNGELRDRRGSGRIVLLQAMIYNYQGLVDKGLQSSEAALKIFTDLRLKADIAEAQIIIGQHYNNDEPGLSRKIGYYQKAVRLFEEAGYKNRMATTLKDLADFQMIANQSTEALKNLRAAVSIYLSTGYRDMQGVYDLLGFNLARMGDYVDALKFGLLAVKTAEAVNDTSLQLGTIYYRTSFACYMTRQYASADIYVNKALKVAAKYKDTSAMVIMTLNKGYFLMKMAKFKEVIPLIAELNRLGAATRSPGAPVEMAYLSMTDYLYLKQYDKARIHFERLRSLSADPGIQGEIHEKALRGMISYYQFTGRYAESYAFIAEHQRFCKANGYRIFMPQEELWLFKADSALGNYVSAIKHYQAFKKVDDSILMEKNTRQTALLNIQYESEKKDKDILSKTKDIRYLKKQSQLQQIRLEQQKSIKNIIICGSGMLMLILIIGYNRFRLKQRNNLLLQAQQTEINEQNITLKNFNARQSSLLNEKEWLLREVHHRVKNNLQVTMSLLNIQSSYLDNEQALHAIQDSQRRIHAMSLIHQKLYQSDTPTEIDMSVYIPELVKYLKECFGIESDIRFVFDVVPVTLDVAQAIPLGLILNEAITNAIKYAFKNGQLGTIVILMKIEMPDHIRLSIADNGIGLPPDFDPDASNSLGMNLMRGLSAQIDGQMHIERYQGTRVNIVFRDFRSLQVQPDHEKNELTTA from the coding sequence ATGTTAGCGGTAATCTTAGGGATTATGTTTTCAGGTGTTTGGGACTTGAAAGCCCAGTCATCCTATGAACCCGGCATCAGGGAGCTGAAAGGACAACTGGGCCATTTAAAAAGAGATACTGCAAAATTTAACGTTCTACTGTTGCTGAGCCGTTCTTACCTTTTTAAACCTGAAAAGTCTTCCCGTGATGCTGATTCTGCACTGATGTACCTGAACGAGGCGGCAGTGCTGAACGGGGAACTTAGGGACAGGCGTGGATCAGGACGTATTGTGTTACTTCAGGCCATGATCTATAATTATCAGGGATTGGTGGATAAAGGACTGCAGTCTTCAGAGGCCGCCCTGAAAATATTTACAGATCTTAGGCTGAAAGCCGATATCGCTGAAGCCCAGATCATCATCGGGCAGCATTACAACAACGATGAACCCGGCCTGTCCAGGAAAATCGGATATTATCAAAAAGCCGTCCGGTTGTTCGAAGAAGCCGGCTACAAAAACAGGATGGCGACAACATTGAAAGATCTTGCCGATTTTCAAATGATCGCCAATCAAAGTACAGAGGCCCTGAAAAACCTGAGAGCCGCTGTCTCCATTTACCTGTCGACAGGATATAGGGATATGCAGGGGGTGTACGACCTCCTGGGCTTTAATCTGGCCAGAATGGGAGACTACGTCGATGCCCTTAAGTTTGGCTTGCTGGCAGTGAAAACGGCAGAGGCGGTAAATGACACTTCTTTACAGTTAGGTACGATATATTATCGTACGTCGTTCGCCTGCTACATGACCCGGCAATATGCTTCTGCAGATATCTACGTGAACAAAGCGCTTAAGGTAGCCGCTAAATACAAAGACACTTCCGCGATGGTTATCATGACCCTGAATAAAGGCTATTTTTTAATGAAGATGGCAAAGTTTAAAGAAGTAATACCGCTTATCGCAGAACTGAACCGCCTCGGGGCGGCCACCAGAAGTCCGGGGGCTCCGGTGGAAATGGCTTATCTATCAATGACTGATTACCTTTATCTGAAACAGTATGATAAGGCCCGGATACACTTTGAGCGGCTCAGATCTTTATCCGCCGATCCTGGTATTCAGGGCGAAATTCACGAAAAGGCACTTAGGGGGATGATCAGCTATTACCAGTTTACAGGTCGTTATGCTGAATCGTATGCTTTTATCGCGGAACATCAGCGATTCTGTAAGGCAAATGGTTACCGGATTTTTATGCCGCAGGAAGAACTCTGGCTTTTCAAGGCTGATTCGGCTCTGGGGAATTACGTGTCAGCCATCAAACACTACCAGGCCTTCAAAAAGGTCGATGATTCCATATTGATGGAAAAAAATACCCGCCAGACCGCCCTGCTTAACATTCAGTACGAATCAGAAAAGAAGGACAAGGATATCCTCTCAAAAACCAAAGATATCAGGTATCTGAAAAAACAATCACAGTTGCAGCAGATCAGGCTGGAGCAGCAAAAGTCGATCAAAAATATAATCATATGCGGCAGCGGCATGCTGATGCTTATTCTGATCATCGGTTACAACCGTTTTCGTCTGAAACAGCGCAATAATCTCCTGTTGCAGGCCCAGCAAACGGAGATCAACGAACAAAATATTACGCTGAAAAATTTTAACGCCAGGCAGTCCTCCCTTTTAAATGAAAAAGAGTGGCTGTTAAGGGAAGTTCATCACCGGGTGAAGAATAACCTTCAGGTAACCATGAGCCTATTGAATATCCAATCCTCTTATCTCGACAATGAGCAGGCGCTCCATGCGATCCAGGATAGCCAGCGCCGCATTCATGCAATGTCCCTCATTCACCAGAAGCTCTATCAGTCGGATACGCCTACTGAAATCGACATGTCCGTCTATATCCCTGAGCTGGTTAAATATTTAAAGGAGTGCTTCGGTATAGAATCGGATATACGGTTTGTATTTGATGTTGTTCCGGTAACACTTGATGTAGCCCAGGCCATACCCCTTGGCCTCATACTTAACGAAGCAATTACGAACGCCATCAAATATGCATTTAAGAACGGACAGCTCGGAACGATCGTCATTTTAATGAAGATAGAAATGCCGGATCATATCAGGCTTTCCATCGCAGATAACGGAATCGGGTTGCCACCGGATTTCGATCCGGATGCTTCAAATTCGCTGGGGATGAATTTAATGAGAGGACTTTCCGCGCAGATTGACGGTCAAATGCATATCGAACGGTACCAGGGAACGAGGGTCAATATCGTGTTTCGCGATTTTCGATCCCTCCAGGTGCAGCCTGACCACGAAAAAAACGAATTAACAACAGCATAA
- a CDS encoding NmrA family NAD(P)-binding protein, translating to MDAKILITGATGISGENTIERLLQLQEPVRAMVRKADSRTDALAGRGVEIVEGDMSDFDSVSAALKGIEYAYFTYPVHLAGLLEASAYFAQAALEENVSLIVNLSHRSARRMARSRSSRDHWFAERIFDRSGVPVTHLRPTLFSEWLAFFSDEIKTRSRLAFPFKNTFYAPLAGEDIGRVIASILLNPEGHKGQIYPLFGPVELSHFEMADILSATLNRTIHFETVDEPEFISVMERARCTPHFIRHMCAMTYDIQDGMLSGTSDWVERITGRKPMSLKDFVKKNSNLF from the coding sequence ATGGACGCTAAAATTTTGATAACGGGTGCTACCGGCATAAGCGGTGAAAACACAATAGAACGACTGCTGCAGTTACAGGAGCCGGTGAGGGCTATGGTGCGCAAAGCTGATAGCCGGACTGACGCGCTTGCCGGTCGTGGGGTGGAAATCGTGGAAGGCGACATGTCGGATTTTGATTCGGTCAGTGCTGCACTGAAAGGTATTGAATATGCCTATTTTACCTATCCGGTCCACTTAGCCGGATTACTGGAAGCATCCGCATATTTTGCGCAGGCAGCACTGGAGGAAAATGTCAGCCTGATTGTAAATTTATCACATCGTAGCGCCAGAAGGATGGCGCGAAGCCGGAGCTCAAGGGATCATTGGTTCGCAGAACGGATTTTCGACCGGTCAGGCGTACCGGTGACTCATCTGAGACCGACGTTATTCTCCGAATGGCTAGCCTTTTTTTCAGATGAGATAAAAACAAGATCAAGGCTCGCTTTCCCTTTTAAAAATACATTTTACGCTCCGCTGGCTGGTGAAGATATCGGACGGGTAATTGCATCTATTCTTTTAAACCCGGAGGGCCACAAAGGGCAGATCTATCCGCTTTTCGGTCCCGTTGAATTATCACATTTTGAGATGGCAGATATTTTATCTGCAACCCTCAACAGAACTATTCACTTCGAAACGGTAGATGAGCCCGAATTCATCAGCGTTATGGAACGGGCTCGCTGTACCCCACATTTCATAAGGCATATGTGCGCGATGACATATGATATTCAGGATGGTATGTTGTCCGGAACAAGTGACTGGGTGGAAAGGATTACGGGGAGAAAGCCAATGTCACTGAAAGATTTTGTTAAAAAAAACAGTAACCTTTTTTAG